The window AGACATCAGCGTACATACGTTTTCTCCGCAAATCCTGTTCCCTGCCTATCCTCTTTCTGAAATTATCAAATTCAGCAATCATTCTAAGCAGTCTGTCCTCTTTATTTTTTAACAATTGTTTCGTTTCTTCGAGCTCATCCCGCATCTCCTCGATTATCTCATCCTTTTCATTTAAAGCGCGGACAAGCTCTTTATCACCTTTTTTATCAACTGACTTTTCCGATTTCTTGCTATTCGGACTTTTCTTTTCTTTACCCTTCTTGATGCCCGGAGAATTTTCAAAAACCTTGTTATTAACAGGTTTTTCTTTCTTTTTTACATTCTTATCCTTATCTTTTTTCCTCAATTTATTTTCTTTTCTAGATCTATCTTTTCCTTTAACCACTTAATCATACCCCCGCTTACTTAGAAAAATCATATTTAAATAACAACACAAAATTATTGTTTGCCCAGTTCCT of the Candidatus Krumholzibacteriota bacterium genome contains:
- a CDS encoding nucleotide exchange factor GrpE; amino-acid sequence: MVKGKDRSRKENKLRKKDKDKNVKKKEKPVNNKVFENSPGIKKGKEKKSPNSKKSEKSVDKKGDKELVRALNEKDEIIEEMRDELEETKQLLKNKEDRLLRMIAEFDNFRKRIGREQDLRRKRMYADVLENILPVLDDFDRAFEIEKNHGDDFTKGIKLIHNRLNGILEKLGIKEIDAEGNRFNPEYHEAMGEVESEGVESGNVAHVVLKGYTFDGMVIRPAKVIVAKKKENNC